The segment TCAACTAAGGCAATAAATTGCCAAGTTTCGTATAGCTCAAGTACCAAATGCTCGGTTCGGCCATGTTCAAGCAAGCTTGACCGTGGCGCTCGCCTTACGCATTTGTCCTACTGTCTACTTCCTACTTTTCCACACAGTGATTAGTGCCCGCTTACAATTTTATCCCTAACCACTAAACCATCCATTCACAGAAATTCTTGAGCATGGCGAGTCCAACGTCACCGCTCTTTTCCTGATGGAACTGTGTCGCGATTAGGTTGTCCTTACCCACGATTCCCTGGAACGTCTGCGTGCCGTAAGTCGTCTCGGCAAAGGCGTATTCTGCCGGCACCTGCGGGTGGTAGGAGTGTACGTAATAGAAGTCGCAACCGCTGCGGATTCCCTTCATAATCGGGTGTTCGCGGGTGAACTCCACCTGGTTCCAGCCCATGTGCGGAATCTTGAGGCCCGGTTCGTCCTTGAAACGCACCGCCTTCCCTGGAATGAGTCCGAGCGTCTTCACGCCACCGTCTTCCTCGCTTTCTTCGAGGATAATCTGGCAGCCGATGCAAATGCCGAGCACGGGATTCCCGGCCTTCACCACCGTCTTGATGGCTTCGCCGATTCCGGTTTTCGTCAAAGTTTCCATGGCCGATGCCGCAGCACCCACACCCGGGAAAATCAACCGGGTCGCCTTCGCAATTTCGTCGGCATCGCGGCTCGACTTCGCGTCCACGCCAATATGCGAGAGCGCATTCATCACGGACGTCAAGTTACCGGCATTGTAGTCAACCACGATTATGGGATTTGCGGACATAGAAACCTCACTTTGCTAGCCCAAAGATAGAAACATTTTGCAGACAGGAGTCACTCTCTCACTCGCGCGAATCAGGTGATTAAAAAATGATTAATCACTGATTAATCACTTTTTTGGACACTCCCCCGAACCCGGTTTCTGCATTTTCAGGCTTATTTAGCCACATTCTATCATTGGCACGATTCTTGCAAAGATATTTGCGAAAAAAAATTAGAAAGGAGAACCCATGTCTGACAATACGGCAGGAAACAGCACCGATACCCTTATTCAAAAGGAATCCGCATCGTTTGATTGTCTTGCGGTGACTAACGTACAAATCTTCCCTTTCAAGGAGGGAATGTCCCTTGGCAAAATCAAGGCGATGGCTTCGGTTGTCCTAAACGACCAATTTCAAATTCGCGGGCTTCGCGTCATCGATGGCATAAACGGATATTTCGTCAGTTACCCGTGCGATCCATTTTTCAAGGGCGAAGAAACTCGCTATGTCTGCGCACCAATTACACGCCAACTCCGCGAGCACATTGAAAATTGCGTTCTTGAACGCTACCAACAATGCATGAACTAACCGCAGGTAAAAATTGTTTCGCAGAATCCGTTCTTACTGTCTGTTTGGAATTAAGGCCGTCCCGGTCAGTGTCGAAGTTGATGCTTCACAGGGTTTACCGGGATTCACCTTGGTTGGGCTTCCGGACAACGCAGTGAGGGAATCCCGCGAGCGGGTCGTTTCTGCCATCCGCTCCGTAGGAAAGGTGGTGACAGGTTTCCGAACAACGGTGAACCTGTCACCCGCGGACTTGCGCAAGGAAGGTTCCGCACTGGACCTGCCCCTTGCAATTGGTTTGCTCGTATCCACAGGCGAAATTGAAATTCCTAAACTGGAACGATATGTCTTTGTTGGAGAGCTTTCTCTTGACGGGCTCCTGAAACCCGTCAGGGGTGTGCTTTCGGTAGCGATGAGTCTACCGCGAGGGGATGATAGCATACTCGTCATACCGAAAGCCAATTCCGCAGAAGCTTCGCTAGTCGAAGGCCTGCGTTACATAAGTGTAGATACTTTATCCGAGTGCATCGAAATCTTGGAAGGCGGGGCGGGAAGTTCCATATATGTAGCTAAAGGGTTGACACAAAAAGCCGCCCCGCCTTCTTCGTCCATCCCGGACTTCAAGAATGTCGTCGGGATGTCCAACGTAAAGAGGGCACTCGAAGTGGCCGCCGCCGGCGCCCACAATTTCTTGTTGGTCGGTTCGCCGGGCGCAGGCAAGACGCTGTGCGCCCGGTGTTTGCCGGGAATCCTTCCCGAAATGACCGACGAAGAAATCCTGGAAACGACGCGAATCCACTCCTGCGCCAGACGTTCTGGAGATTCCGAAGCATTTAGGCCGATTCTCTCCCGGCCATTCCGCACGCCGCATCATTCTGCATCAATGGTATCACTTGTGGGCGGCGGGGCGAGGCTCCTTCCCGGTGAAGCGAGCCTCGCCCATAACGGAGTTCTCTTCTTGGACGAGTTGCCAGAATTCAACCGAGGCGTACTCGAAGCCCTGCGGGAACCCATGGAAGACGGAGCCATTTCGGTAAGCCGCGCAAGCGGGACCGTCGTATGGCCAGCCCGCTTCATGATGGGTGCCGCAATGAACCCGTGCCCCTGCGGTTTCGCGATGGACCCAAAGCGAGCCTGCACTTGCTTACCCGAAGCCCGCAAACGTTACAGGGAGCGCATCTCGGGTCCACTGCTCGACCGTATCGACATCCAGGTGAGCGTTCCCCCAGTAGACGCCGGCAATTTCATCGGAAAACCCGAAGGGGAATCGTCGGCGACAATACGCAAACGAGTCTGCGCGGCACGCAACATCCAGCACCAACGGTTCACGGGAACACCCTTCAAAGCCAATGCGGAAATGTCCTCGGAATGCGCGCAACGCTTCGCCAAGATGACCTCTGCAACGGAACGCTTTGCCGTTTCCGCCGCCGACAAAATGAACCTGAGCGCACGTGGCTACTATCGGCTCCTGAAGGTCGCACGAACTATCGCCGACCTGCGGAATAACGAATCTGTTGAAATTTCGGATTTATCAGAAGCGCTGAGGTACAAGACCTACAGCTAGGCTAACGCCTGATAACAACGCTTGATTCTGCACCAGCAGCACCAGGAATTGCATTAGGCTTGCATACGCGAACCTCGGCCGCCAGAGCCTTGGGGTAATGCTCTAAAATATACTTGGCCGTCTCGACGACCAAGGTTTCTTCCAATTGGAAACAAGAAAGGCGGATGAACCGTTGAAGGTCTTCCGCCAATTGTGCATAATCTATTGAATGGGCCAAATCCTCGTTGCGTGCGGCCTGGGTAAAATCCACCATAATCGAAACATTGAGAACTATGGGCTGCTCGTTTTCCCTTTCGTAAGGAAGGGTCCCGAGAATGCAGTTGAACTCAAGATCCTTGAGTGAAATCTTACCCGGATTTATTACCATACGAACAGGACGATTGCTGCCGTCAGAGACACAGCCGTCACACCGAACCAGATGTTACGGGCCGTTGCGTAGGAATCCTTAGTCTTGCTGTTAATGTCCATACGACGCTGCAAGTCGGAAACGCTCCAGAACCCATCTGTGCCTTCAGCAGCACCGTTGTTCCCGTATTTGCTCACGGCCACCTCGCAATTCTTGTTGCCATCGCAGCCCTTGAGGAGTTTGTCGTTCAAGGCGGCCAACTTGTCGTAGGCATCCTGAGCCTCGTTAGCCTTCATGTGCTGATAAACGCCCATGACGGCACTACCCACTGCCACCGCAGAAAGGGCGACAGCAGACCAGAAGCGAACTTCGTCGGCAATACCGAAACGGTCCGTAGCATTTTCGGAGGCATCGCGAGCAGCATAGTCGCGGTCGTCGGCTTCCCTATTGGAGCGGTCCACATTGCCCTTGACATCGTATTCGTCATCTTCGTCTTCGCAATCCGGATCATACTCGTCACATTCTTCTTCGTCTTCTTCGACACGGGGCTTCTTGGCGGC is part of the uncultured Fibrobacter sp. genome and harbors:
- a CDS encoding SpoVG family protein, which produces MSDNTAGNSTDTLIQKESASFDCLAVTNVQIFPFKEGMSLGKIKAMASVVLNDQFQIRGLRVIDGINGYFVSYPCDPFFKGEETRYVCAPITRQLREHIENCVLERYQQCMN
- a CDS encoding YifB family Mg chelatase-like AAA ATPase, with product MFRRIRSYCLFGIKAVPVSVEVDASQGLPGFTLVGLPDNAVRESRERVVSAIRSVGKVVTGFRTTVNLSPADLRKEGSALDLPLAIGLLVSTGEIEIPKLERYVFVGELSLDGLLKPVRGVLSVAMSLPRGDDSILVIPKANSAEASLVEGLRYISVDTLSECIEILEGGAGSSIYVAKGLTQKAAPPSSSIPDFKNVVGMSNVKRALEVAAAGAHNFLLVGSPGAGKTLCARCLPGILPEMTDEEILETTRIHSCARRSGDSEAFRPILSRPFRTPHHSASMVSLVGGGARLLPGEASLAHNGVLFLDELPEFNRGVLEALREPMEDGAISVSRASGTVVWPARFMMGAAMNPCPCGFAMDPKRACTCLPEARKRYRERISGPLLDRIDIQVSVPPVDAGNFIGKPEGESSATIRKRVCAARNIQHQRFTGTPFKANAEMSSECAQRFAKMTSATERFAVSAADKMNLSARGYYRLLKVARTIADLRNNESVEISDLSEALRYKTYS
- a CDS encoding dihydroneopterin aldolase, yielding MVINPGKISLKDLEFNCILGTLPYERENEQPIVLNVSIMVDFTQAARNEDLAHSIDYAQLAEDLQRFIRLSCFQLEETLVVETAKYILEHYPKALAAEVRVCKPNAIPGAAGAESSVVIRR
- the hisH gene encoding imidazole glycerol phosphate synthase subunit HisH, whose amino-acid sequence is MSANPIIVVDYNAGNLTSVMNALSHIGVDAKSSRDADEIAKATRLIFPGVGAAASAMETLTKTGIGEAIKTVVKAGNPVLGICIGCQIILEESEEDGGVKTLGLIPGKAVRFKDEPGLKIPHMGWNQVEFTREHPIMKGIRSGCDFYYVHSYHPQVPAEYAFAETTYGTQTFQGIVGKDNLIATQFHQEKSGDVGLAMLKNFCEWMV